Proteins co-encoded in one Conger conger chromosome 4, fConCon1.1, whole genome shotgun sequence genomic window:
- the efcab7 gene encoding EF-hand calcium-binding domain-containing protein 7 has translation MQKSQSTEEIFYMNCRAAYLAVLKSSLANITSKEQLCLVLQQAGRNPSKKTLGKYWTQRTTKLNFDDFCEILRKEKPTEESALMKAFSKLDINGHGYILHNDLYKVLTSRGEKMSPEEVNEFYSLAQCNKDGRLDYAQLCRLLVSTAEQCQTAAIEKLESDAKLKQQNFGNQTEISQKDSTPQAVPPSPELPPRTEPDATPRKAESRSSSRPSSARSRRTSVSTNITMGASSSTKNLSEPKSLQAWHHMSTKGCFFLEEDSEIVSLQYRLHLPQTSTVFLTIQPLNLNLEDERPSSWMAVDTALFLVTANKTKEDLNLVCFTEHRDREKFGWKGELSAGTYYIMPFSTGCRLKRSRAPAARTAQLVYRSDGGELALTKEFRAALSDIFEVIDLDGNGLLSLEEYNFFEQRTSGEKCDEDAWAVCRENFDTKKNELTRQGFMELNLMEANDREGDPADLWVTLESMGYNRALEMVEACPFLIDIYSENTQPTVQPISLESSTKILNTALQKSVMSKGEAKTIRGHDNVIIYTNKSEARISSVIANKSSHKVTVHVNNEQSKNCTSSRGMNVFAVEVPARTKMVCQHVVPINEKQEWTYHCVESIVP, from the exons ATGCAGAAATCTCAGAGTACCGAAGAGATATTCTACATGAACTGCAGGGCTGCATACCTGGCGGTATTAAAATCCAGTTTAGCGAATATAACTTCAAAGGAGCAACTATGTCTGG TCTTGCAGCAGGCTGGAAGAAACCCATCCAAGAAGACCCTGGGAAAGTACTGGACCCAAAGAACCACGAAACTCAACTTTGATGACTTTTGCGAAATTCTTAGAAAAGAGAAACCAACAGAAGAAAGCGCGCTGATGAAGGCCTTCAGCAAACTAGATATAAATGGCCACGGATATATTTTACACAATGACCTCTATAAAGTTCTCACTTCG agAGGTGAAAAGATGAGTCCTGAAGAGGTTAATGAGTTTTATTCATTAGCTCAGTGCAATAAAGATGGGAGGTTAGACTATGCACAG CTCTGTAGGCTGCTGGTGTCCACTGCCGAGCAGTGTCAGACTGCGGCCATTGAGAAGCTTGAGTCTGATGCCAAACTGAAGCAGCAGAATTTTGGCAATCAGACCGAGATCTCCCAAAAGGACTCCACACCACAGGCTGTTCCTCCATCACCCGAACTCCCCCCGAGAACAGAGCCAGACGCCACACCAAGGAAAG CAGAAAGCAGGTCGTCCTCACGCCCCTCTTCGGCTCGCAGTCGCCGAACGTCAGTGTCCACCAACATCACCATGGGAGCCAGCAGCAGCACCAAGAATCTGTCAGAGCCCAAGTCTCTTCAG GCTTGGCATCATATGAGCACTAAAGGTTGCTTCTTTTTGGAAGAGGATAGTGAGATCGTGTCTCTGCAATACCGACTCCACCTCCCCCAAACCAGCACAGTCTTCCTGACCATCCAGCCTCTCAACCTCAATCTGGAGGACG AAAGGCCCTCCTCTTGGATGGCAGTGGACACGGCTCTTTTCCTCGTGACTGCGAATAAGACAAAGGAAGACTTAAATCTGGTGTGCtttacagagcacagagacagagag AAGTTTGGCTGGAAGGGGGAGCTGAGTGCAGGCACCTACTACATAATGCCCTTCAGCACGGGCTGCAGGCTGAAGAGGAGCAGGGCTCCGGCGGCCAGGACCGCCCAACTGGTCTACAGGAGCGACGGCGGGGAGCTGGCACTCACCAAGGAGTTCAG GGCGGCGCTGTCGGACATCTTCGAGGTCATCGACCTGGACGGAAACGGGCTGCTCAGCCTGGAGGAGTACAACTTCTTTGAGCAGAGGACGAGCGGGGAGAAGTGTGACGAGGACGCCTGGGCCGTCTGCAGAG AGAACTTTGACACCAAAAAGAACGAGCTGACGAGACAGGGCTTCATGGAGCTGAACCTCATGGAGGCCAACGACCGCGAGGGGGACCCTGCAGACCTGTGGGTCACCCTGGAGTCCATGGGCTACAACAGAGCCCTGGAGATGGTGGAG GCCTGCCCATTCCTCATTGACATTTACTCCGAGAATACCCAGCCCACCGTCCAGCCAATTAGCCTGGAGTCCAGCACTAAGATCCTGAACACAGCCCTGCAGAAATCGGTTATGTCCAAAGGGGAGGCTAAGACCATCAGAGGCCACGACAATGTCATTATCTACACCAACAAAAGTGAGGCCAGGATTTCCTCTGTCATCGCCAACAAG